One Tomitella gaofuii DNA segment encodes these proteins:
- a CDS encoding sensor histidine kinase, which translates to MTAMPLDPDTATGRRRMLAVDAVLAAVLLIATLFLTGAQQPSTGGNVAMVLASCAVGALALRRLRPDATAAVIGVCGAAVLALYLAEADGSATNEYSGAVQGMLLATFAGLYAVSAYGSPRTALAALGVALVGGLTFTVTSVQADEDRIRLITMNVVVVAVLLTGVWSMGRVRRGRLREIRILAERNLALQAEKDVSEERAAAAERNRIAREMHDIIAHSLSAVIAQADGGRYAAVADPEAGRRALEVVAATSRDALSDMRGLLGVLRGDGSDDGRAPLGVHDIPALVDAERVHRADVALTGVGDLGHLPPSLGLAVYRIVQEALTNARLHGAPGNRTRVSVSREGGLLTATVEDTAPAGWAPRTSPIPHGGRGILGMRERAAIHGGTLEVRRTPDGFRVTAVIPIPEGHVARPGSAAAVGVEGVGVEDTVDGAGGIRAETRRPEGR; encoded by the coding sequence ATGACAGCGATGCCCCTGGACCCCGACACCGCGACCGGGCGCCGCCGCATGCTTGCGGTCGACGCAGTGCTCGCCGCGGTGCTGCTGATCGCCACGCTTTTCCTCACCGGGGCGCAACAGCCGAGCACCGGGGGAAACGTCGCGATGGTGCTGGCGTCGTGCGCGGTGGGCGCGTTGGCTCTGCGTCGTCTCCGGCCAGATGCGACGGCCGCCGTCATCGGCGTCTGCGGGGCCGCCGTGCTGGCGTTGTACCTGGCGGAGGCGGACGGATCGGCGACCAACGAGTACAGCGGCGCCGTGCAGGGGATGCTGCTGGCGACGTTCGCGGGACTGTATGCGGTCTCCGCGTACGGGAGCCCGCGCACGGCGCTCGCCGCGCTCGGCGTCGCATTGGTCGGCGGCCTGACCTTCACGGTGACATCCGTACAAGCCGACGAGGACCGGATCCGGCTCATCACGATGAACGTCGTGGTCGTCGCGGTCCTCCTCACCGGGGTCTGGTCGATGGGGCGCGTACGGCGCGGCAGGCTGCGGGAGATCCGGATCCTCGCCGAACGCAACCTGGCGTTGCAGGCGGAGAAGGACGTGTCGGAGGAACGCGCGGCGGCGGCGGAACGCAACCGGATCGCCCGCGAGATGCACGACATCATCGCGCACTCGTTGTCCGCGGTCATCGCCCAGGCGGACGGGGGACGTTATGCGGCCGTCGCGGATCCGGAGGCGGGCCGGCGAGCTCTGGAGGTCGTCGCAGCGACGTCCCGCGACGCACTGTCCGACATGCGCGGCCTCCTCGGCGTGCTGCGCGGTGACGGGTCGGACGACGGCCGCGCGCCGCTGGGGGTGCACGACATTCCGGCGCTCGTCGACGCCGAACGCGTTCACAGGGCCGACGTGGCGCTCACCGGGGTCGGGGATCTCGGGCACCTGCCGCCCTCGCTGGGACTGGCGGTGTATCGGATCGTGCAGGAGGCGCTCACGAATGCGCGACTGCACGGAGCACCCGGCAACAGGACCCGGGTCTCCGTGTCGAGGGAGGGCGGGCTCCTCACTGCGACCGTCGAGGACACGGCACCGGCGGGGTGGGCGCCGCGGACGTCGCCGATCCCGCACGGCGGGCGCGGCATCCTGGGCATGCGGGAGCGTGCCGCAATCCATGGCGGCACGCTCGAGGTGCGCAGGACGCCCGACGGTTTCCGGGTGACAGCGGTGATACCGATCCCGGAAGGGCATGTTGCGCGCCCGGGATCCGCCGCCGCTGTCGGTGTGGAAGGAGTCGGCGTGGAGGACACAGTGGATGGCGCGGGCGGCATCCGGGCCGAGACGCGAAGGCCGGAGGGGCGATGA
- a CDS encoding alpha/beta-hydrolase family protein, with protein sequence MFARAPYLGLVGALLFFWASLTPTLLPRGPVFQGAVSGGSAVIGYGIGILVALFLRWLLEWEPPRLVQRVARWVLTVVAVAGTVAMLVWFAHWQSQLRTIMSADPLRWWAYPLTLVIAVIVWAVIIAVCRGFRWLARLLTRLGRGFLPRRVAAVAGVVLAGWLVVTLANGVLANWLMSGLNSSFSAINDETEADSAPPDTPLRSGSAASLVTWDSLGRLGRRFVSDGPTVEQIAQFTGRPAIEPIRVYAGLASTDGGVVERAQRVVDELERTGALDRKVIAVANTTGSGWINEASATSLEYMFGGDTAIASMQYSYLPSWLSFIADQSRARQAGQALFRAVAAEVQSLPEDQRPRLVTFGESLGSFSGESAFSGDLDLASQTDGALFVGPTSNNELWRRFTAQRDEGSPEWLPIYREGMTVRFISDAEDLQRPDTPWEGTRVVYLQHASDPITWWNPDTLLSEPDWLDEPRGDAVLPSTQWYPIITFLQLSADMAVGTNVPDGFGHTFVADYADAWAAILQLPQWTDDDTRRLRKVLAE encoded by the coding sequence ATGTTCGCGCGCGCCCCCTACCTGGGCCTCGTCGGCGCGCTGCTGTTCTTCTGGGCGTCCCTCACCCCGACCCTCCTCCCGCGTGGGCCGGTGTTCCAGGGCGCCGTGTCCGGCGGCTCGGCGGTCATCGGCTACGGCATCGGCATCCTCGTCGCCCTGTTCCTGCGGTGGCTGCTGGAGTGGGAGCCGCCGCGGCTGGTGCAGCGGGTGGCGCGCTGGGTGCTCACGGTGGTCGCCGTGGCGGGGACCGTGGCGATGCTCGTGTGGTTCGCGCACTGGCAGTCGCAGCTGCGCACCATCATGTCCGCGGACCCGCTGCGCTGGTGGGCGTACCCGTTGACGCTCGTGATCGCGGTGATCGTGTGGGCGGTGATCATCGCGGTGTGCCGCGGATTCCGGTGGCTCGCGCGCCTGCTCACCCGTCTGGGCCGCGGGTTCCTGCCCCGCCGCGTCGCCGCCGTGGCGGGCGTCGTGCTGGCCGGCTGGCTGGTGGTGACCCTGGCCAACGGTGTGCTGGCGAACTGGCTCATGTCCGGGCTCAACTCCAGCTTCAGCGCCATCAACGACGAGACCGAGGCGGACAGCGCCCCGCCGGACACGCCGTTGCGCTCCGGCAGCGCCGCGTCGCTGGTCACCTGGGACTCGCTGGGCAGGCTGGGCCGGCGGTTCGTCTCCGACGGGCCGACGGTCGAACAGATCGCGCAGTTCACCGGCCGCCCCGCCATCGAACCGATCCGCGTCTACGCGGGGCTGGCATCCACGGACGGCGGCGTCGTCGAGCGCGCACAGCGCGTGGTGGACGAGCTCGAGCGCACCGGGGCGTTGGACCGGAAGGTGATCGCGGTCGCGAACACCACGGGCAGCGGCTGGATCAACGAAGCGTCTGCGACGTCGCTGGAGTACATGTTCGGCGGCGACACGGCCATCGCCAGCATGCAGTATTCGTACCTGCCGAGCTGGCTGTCGTTCATCGCCGACCAGAGCCGCGCCCGGCAGGCCGGCCAGGCGCTGTTCCGCGCGGTCGCGGCCGAGGTGCAGTCGCTCCCCGAGGACCAGCGTCCGCGGCTGGTGACCTTCGGCGAGAGCCTCGGCTCGTTCTCCGGCGAGTCGGCGTTCTCCGGCGACCTCGACCTGGCCTCGCAGACCGACGGCGCGCTGTTCGTGGGGCCCACCAGCAACAACGAGCTGTGGCGCCGGTTCACCGCCCAGCGTGACGAGGGTTCGCCGGAATGGCTGCCGATCTATCGCGAGGGCATGACCGTCCGCTTCATCTCCGACGCGGAGGACCTGCAGCGCCCCGACACCCCATGGGAGGGGACGCGGGTGGTGTATCTGCAGCACGCCTCCGACCCCATCACCTGGTGGAACCCGGACACGCTGCTGTCCGAGCCGGACTGGCTCGACGAGCCGCGCGGCGACGCGGTCCTGCCGTCCACCCAGTGGTATCCGATCATCACGTTCCTGCAGCTCAGCGCAGACATGGCCGTGGGAACCAACGTGCCGGACGGTTTCGGTCACACGTTCGTCGCCGACTACGCGGACGCCTGGGCCGCCATCCTCCAGCTGCCGCAGTGGACCGACGACGACACCCGCCGGCTGCGGAAGGTGCTGGCGGAGTAG
- a CDS encoding pyridoxal phosphate-dependent aminotransferase — translation MRPESTPAPLDYPAHRALEQSQKLQNVLYEIRGPVHAHAARMEAEGHRILKLNIGNPATFGFDAPDVIMRDMIAALPYAQGYSESKGILSARRAIVTRYELEPGFPHLDVEDIFLGNGVSELITITMQALLNDGDEVLIPAPDYPLWTAMTSLAGGTPVHYLCDEDNGWQPDIEDLESKITPRTKALLVINPNNPTGAVYSREVLEQLVELARKHRLLLLADEIYDRILYDGAQHTSLASLAPDMLCLTFNGLSKTYRVAGYRAGWLAVTGPKGHATGFLEGINLLASTRLCPNVPAQHAIQVALGGYQSVNDLILPGGRLLEQRDAAVSGLNAIPGVSCVAPKGALYVFPRLDPEVHEIHDDEQLVHDLLTSEKILVTQGTGFNWPHPDHLRIVTLPWARDLSVAIERLGNFLAGYSQ, via the coding sequence GTGCGCCCCGAGTCCACGCCTGCACCCCTGGACTACCCGGCACACCGCGCCCTGGAGCAGTCGCAGAAGCTCCAGAACGTCCTCTACGAGATCCGCGGACCGGTGCACGCCCACGCCGCGCGCATGGAGGCCGAGGGCCACCGGATCCTCAAGCTCAACATCGGCAACCCGGCCACGTTCGGATTCGACGCGCCGGACGTGATCATGCGCGACATGATCGCCGCGCTCCCCTACGCGCAGGGTTATTCGGAGTCCAAGGGCATCCTGTCGGCCCGCCGGGCCATCGTCACCCGCTACGAGCTGGAGCCCGGCTTCCCCCACCTGGACGTGGAGGACATCTTCCTGGGCAACGGAGTCTCGGAGCTCATCACCATCACGATGCAGGCGCTGCTCAACGACGGCGACGAGGTGCTGATCCCCGCCCCCGACTACCCGCTGTGGACGGCGATGACCTCGCTGGCCGGGGGCACCCCGGTGCACTACCTGTGCGACGAGGACAACGGCTGGCAGCCGGACATCGAGGACCTGGAATCGAAGATCACCCCGCGCACCAAGGCGCTGCTGGTGATCAACCCCAACAACCCCACCGGCGCCGTCTACTCGCGCGAGGTGCTCGAGCAGCTCGTCGAGCTGGCCCGCAAGCACCGGCTGCTGCTGCTGGCGGACGAGATCTACGACCGCATCCTCTACGACGGCGCCCAGCACACGTCGCTGGCGTCGCTGGCCCCGGACATGCTGTGCCTCACGTTCAACGGCCTGTCGAAGACGTACCGCGTGGCCGGGTACCGTGCCGGCTGGCTGGCGGTCACCGGCCCCAAGGGGCACGCGACGGGGTTCCTCGAGGGCATCAACCTGCTGGCATCCACGCGCCTGTGCCCCAACGTGCCCGCGCAGCACGCCATCCAGGTGGCGCTGGGCGGCTATCAGAGCGTCAACGACCTGATCCTGCCCGGCGGGCGGCTGTTGGAACAGCGTGATGCGGCCGTCAGCGGCCTCAACGCCATCCCCGGCGTCTCGTGCGTGGCGCCCAAGGGCGCGCTGTACGTGTTTCCCCGGTTGGACCCGGAGGTGCACGAGATCCACGACGACGAGCAGCTGGTGCACGACCTGCTCACCAGCGAGAAGATCCTGGTCACCCAGGGCACCGGCTTCAACTGGCCGCACCCGGACCACCTGCGGATCGTCACGCTGCCGTGGGCCCGCGACCTGTCCGTGGCCATCGAGCGGCTGGGCAACTTCCTGGCGGGCTACTCGCAGTAG
- the dcd gene encoding dCTP deaminase, whose translation MLLSDRDIRAALDSGRLGIEPYDDALVQPSSVDVRLDKFFRVFNNTRYTHIDPAQQQDELTTLVAPGDGEPFVLHPGEFVLGATMECCTLPDDLAGRLEGKSSLGRLGLLTHSTAGFIDPGFSGHITLELSNVANLPITLWPGMKIGQLCLLRLTSPSESPYGSASVGSKYQGQRGPTPSRAYLNFRR comes from the coding sequence GTGCTGCTCTCCGACCGCGACATACGCGCCGCACTCGACTCCGGCCGCCTCGGCATCGAGCCCTACGATGATGCGCTGGTGCAGCCGTCGAGTGTGGACGTGCGGCTGGACAAGTTCTTCCGGGTCTTCAACAACACCCGGTACACCCATATCGATCCGGCGCAGCAGCAAGACGAGTTGACCACGCTGGTGGCCCCGGGCGACGGCGAGCCGTTCGTCCTGCATCCGGGCGAGTTCGTGCTGGGCGCCACCATGGAGTGCTGCACCCTTCCCGACGACCTGGCCGGGCGCCTCGAGGGCAAGTCGAGCCTGGGCCGGCTGGGACTGCTGACGCATTCGACGGCCGGTTTCATCGACCCGGGCTTCTCCGGGCACATCACGCTGGAGCTCTCCAACGTCGCGAACCTGCCCATCACGCTGTGGCCGGGCATGAAGATCGGCCAGCTGTGCCTGCTGCGGCTGACCAGCCCGTCCGAAAGCCCCTACGGCAGTGCGTCCGTCGGCTCCAAGTACCAGGGTCAGCGGGGGCCCACGCCGTCGCGCGCGTACCTGAACTTCCGCCGCTGA
- a CDS encoding ATP-binding cassette domain-containing protein, producing the protein MIAVEGLSRRYGENMAVDSLSFTAGDGLVTGFVGPNGAGKSTTLRILLGLERPDSGIAHIDCRPYGALDRPMSRVGALLDAGWVHPGRSARAHLRWLSQVGRIDADRADAVLTRVGLDEVADRRVGGFSLGMRQRLGLAGALLGEPAHLVLDEPLNGLDPDGVHWMRRFIRHYAECGNTVLVSSHLLSEMSLTADRLVVIGRGSLIGQYDTDEFVRSMSATSIRVRVDRPEVLHAAACTRGWAVEATAAGALALSDPAGGLEASSVGRVCFAAGLRVDELTEVRGSLEDAFLAATGDVLDYRSPEAGNAVGAPPAGARTEAAG; encoded by the coding sequence ATGATCGCAGTGGAGGGGCTCTCCCGCCGGTACGGGGAGAACATGGCCGTGGACTCGCTGAGCTTCACCGCGGGGGACGGACTGGTCACCGGATTCGTCGGCCCCAACGGCGCGGGCAAGTCCACGACGCTGCGGATCCTCCTGGGGCTCGAGCGTCCCGACAGCGGCATCGCCCACATCGATTGCCGCCCCTACGGCGCGCTTGACAGGCCGATGAGCAGGGTCGGGGCGCTTCTCGACGCCGGGTGGGTGCATCCGGGCCGCAGCGCCCGCGCCCACCTGCGCTGGCTGTCGCAGGTGGGCCGGATCGATGCGGATCGGGCGGACGCGGTGCTGACCCGGGTGGGGCTCGACGAGGTCGCGGACCGGCGGGTGGGCGGCTTCTCGCTGGGAATGCGGCAACGGCTGGGTCTGGCGGGTGCGCTGCTCGGGGAACCCGCGCACCTGGTGCTCGACGAACCGCTCAACGGGCTCGACCCGGACGGCGTGCACTGGATGCGCCGTTTCATCCGCCACTACGCCGAGTGCGGGAACACGGTGCTCGTGTCCAGCCATCTGCTGTCCGAAATGTCCCTTACGGCGGATCGTCTCGTCGTCATAGGACGCGGCAGCCTCATCGGGCAGTACGACACCGACGAGTTCGTGCGGTCCATGAGCGCGACCTCGATCCGCGTCCGCGTGGACCGGCCGGAGGTGCTGCATGCCGCAGCCTGCACTCGGGGATGGGCGGTGGAGGCGACCGCGGCGGGGGCGCTCGCGCTGTCGGATCCGGCCGGCGGCCTGGAAGCGTCATCGGTGGGCCGGGTCTGCTTCGCGGCGGGGCTGCGGGTCGATGAGCTCACCGAGGTCCGCGGCTCGTTGGAGGACGCATTCCTCGCGGCCACCGGCGATGTTCTCGACTACCGCAGTCCGGAAGCCGGGAACGCGGTGGGCGCCCCGCCGGCCGGGGCGCGGACGGAGGCGGCAGGATGA
- a CDS encoding DedA family protein, which produces MTEVFEQLLTLNGAVVYAIVGALVFAEVALLVGFVVPGETAAIVGGVLASLGHAELWPMAAVVIGSAVLGDLTGFGVGHLLGDRMAGRPMSPRRRRRREQTQALIARRGPLAVFVGRYIAFVRTLMPTLAGASGMRLRPFLLADVAAALTWGAANVAIGYVVGRSYKEVVRWLGAGSAVVLTVVVIAAAAVWLLRRRRRAAGAGTARAPVDSPESSCDH; this is translated from the coding sequence ATGACCGAGGTATTCGAGCAGCTGTTGACGCTGAACGGTGCCGTGGTCTACGCCATCGTCGGGGCCCTGGTGTTCGCCGAGGTCGCGCTGCTCGTCGGTTTCGTCGTGCCCGGGGAGACCGCGGCGATCGTGGGCGGAGTGCTCGCCAGCCTCGGGCACGCGGAACTGTGGCCGATGGCGGCCGTGGTCATCGGGTCGGCGGTGCTGGGCGACCTCACCGGCTTCGGGGTGGGCCACCTGCTGGGCGACCGCATGGCGGGCCGGCCGATGTCGCCGCGCCGGCGTCGCAGGCGGGAGCAGACCCAGGCGCTGATCGCCCGGCGCGGGCCGCTCGCGGTGTTCGTCGGCCGCTACATCGCCTTCGTGCGCACACTGATGCCCACGCTGGCCGGCGCATCGGGGATGCGCTTGCGCCCCTTCCTGCTCGCCGACGTCGCCGCCGCGCTCACCTGGGGCGCGGCCAACGTGGCCATCGGCTACGTGGTGGGCCGCTCCTACAAGGAGGTGGTGCGGTGGCTGGGCGCCGGATCGGCGGTGGTGCTGACGGTGGTGGTGATCGCGGCCGCGGCGGTGTGGCTCCTCCGGCGCCGGCGGCGCGCGGCGGGTGCCGGTACCGCCCGTGCCCCGGTGGACAGTCCAGAATCATCATGTGACCACTGA
- a CDS encoding SIMPL domain-containing protein: MRTRSRSLACALAAAAALLAAGCSSSPDTAPSAASDAAPGISTQATGTVSGTPDTVTVVLAVQTQAASANAALTDNADKANAVIDLLKGKGIAEEDIKTSNLNLHPQHGPDQQITGYQVTNEVTATVHDISKAGPLIDAAAGAAGDAIRVRQTSFSISDDSDLRAQARAEAVTQAQDQAKQIAEAAGVDLGGVRSIAEVAAQSGPPQPLGLADRAAAATPVEPGSQDVTVKVDVVYDIG; encoded by the coding sequence ATGCGTACTCGTTCCCGGTCCCTCGCCTGTGCCCTCGCCGCGGCCGCCGCACTGCTCGCCGCCGGCTGCTCGAGCTCGCCCGACACCGCGCCATCTGCCGCTTCAGACGCCGCCCCCGGCATCAGCACCCAGGCCACCGGCACCGTCTCCGGCACCCCCGACACCGTGACGGTGGTACTGGCCGTGCAGACGCAGGCCGCATCCGCCAACGCCGCGCTCACCGACAACGCGGACAAGGCGAACGCCGTGATCGACCTGCTCAAGGGCAAGGGCATCGCGGAGGAAGACATCAAGACCAGCAACCTGAACCTGCACCCGCAGCACGGCCCCGACCAGCAGATCACCGGATACCAGGTGACCAACGAGGTCACGGCCACGGTGCACGACATCAGCAAGGCGGGCCCGCTCATCGACGCGGCGGCCGGCGCCGCGGGCGACGCGATCCGCGTGCGGCAGACCAGCTTCTCGATCTCCGACGACAGCGATCTGCGCGCCCAGGCCCGCGCCGAAGCCGTCACCCAGGCGCAGGATCAGGCGAAGCAGATCGCCGAGGCGGCCGGCGTGGACCTGGGCGGCGTCCGGTCCATCGCCGAGGTGGCCGCGCAGTCCGGCCCGCCGCAGCCGCTCGGGCTGGCCGACAGGGCCGCGGCCGCCACCCCAGTGGAACCCGGCTCGCAGGATGTGACGGTGAAGGTGGACGTGGTCTACGACATCGGCTGA